The Trichomycterus rosablanca isolate fTriRos1 unplaced genomic scaffold, fTriRos1.hap1 scaffold_137, whole genome shotgun sequence DNA window ttattagaataacgattataaaccctacatagtgcactacatagtgtattagaataacgattataaaccctacatagtgcactacatagtgtattagaataacgattataaaccctacatagtgcactacatagtttattagaataacgattataaaccctacatagtgcactacatagtttattagaataacgattataaaccctacatagtgcactacacagtTCATTAGAATAACGATTATAagccctacatagtgcactacacagtgtattagaataacgattatacaccctacatagtgcactacacagtTCATTAGAATAACGATTATAagccctacatagtgcactacacagtTCATTAGAATAACGATTATAagccctacatagtgcactacacagtGTATTAGAAGAATGATTAtacaccctacatagtgcactacacagtTCATTAGAATAACGATTAtaaaccctacatagtgcactacatagtttattagaataacgattataaaccctacatagtgcactacatagtttattagaataacgattataaaccctacatagtgcactacatagtgtattagaataacgattataaaccctacatagtgcactacatagtttattagaataacgattataaaccctacatagtgcactacatagtttattagaataacgattataaaccctacatagtgcactacacagtTCATTAGAATAACGATTATAagccctacatagtgcactacacagtgtattagaataacgattatacaccctacatagtgcactacacagtTCATTAGAATAACGATTATAagccctacatagtgcactacacagtTCATTAGAATAACGATTATAagccctacatagtgcactacacagtGTATTAGAAGAATGATTAtacaccctacatagtgcactacacagtTCATTAGAATAACGATTAtaaaccctacatagtgcactacatagtgtattagaataacgattataaaccctacatagtgcactacatagtttattagaataacgattataaaccctacatagtgcactacatagtttattagaataacgattataaaccctacatagtgcactacacagtTCATTAGAATAACGATTATAagccctacatagtgcactacacagtGTATTAGAAGAATGATTGACAGTATAAATATATCATGTTTTTATCTTTCTCTCCTAAtctgtgtttattgtgattTGCTGGTTTGCTTCATGAAGATCTGAAGATGGAGGACGGTAGCACTTTAGATGGAGGTGCACCAGGCTCTGTGGGACACCCTGTCACCCCTGTGGAGCAACAGAACGGAGGATTCCAGGAGAAGCTCAGCAGCTGTAAGTCTGGTTGCTCCATAGAAAGATGGAGAGTGGAAATAAATGTGGTGTCTGGTGCTTTTGGACAGTGGGGGTGATCTTCTGTCGGTGTGAACGTTAGGTGGCGCTGTGAAGGAAGAGACGCAGGAGCCGAAGAGCTACGATCACGGAGACGACCTTCGTACCGGTCTGAATATTATCTGCGTTAAAGAAGAAGAACCCGAAGAAGACGAGATCCTCTGTAAGACTACAGGACCCGTTAGAAAGCAGTCTGGAGTTGTGATGATGAcacgccctatgtagtgcactacacCTACAGCAGGAAGTGGCTTCAGATGGAGCTCGTGCCTCTGATTGGTGCTTGTGTTCTGTCCTTCCAGACTGTGAGGAGTGCAGATCGTTCTTCTTCAACAAGTGTGAGCTTCATGGTCCACCTCTCTTCATCCCTGATACTCCTGTTCCCACGGGCAGCGGCCAGCGAGCCAGACGAACCCTTCCAGCAGGTCTGGAGCTCGGAGAGTCTGCTGTTCCTGATGCCGGTCTGGGAGTGTTTAATACCGGCCAGACGGTACCAGTCGGTGCCCATTTTGGAGCCTACCAGGGAGAAGTGGTGGAGAAAGAGGAAGCCATGAACAGCAGCTACTCGTGGGTGGTGAGATGTTAAAAATGTCTAAATCTCTTGTGAACATGAAGAATATTGGACTGGATGGGTTCTGTCCCAGCTAATGAAATGATGAGTGCAGGTGAACCACAAGGTTGTGTGCTCTCCTCTTCTCATGTTGGAGCCACTTGATGTTCTTGAGTGCTCCTCTTCTCTTTTTGCAGATCTACAGGAGTGGGCAGGGTGAGGGCTACATAGATGCCAAGAGAGAGACACACGCCAACTGGATGAGGTGAGAAGGACACGAGTGAACTGGGCTTCCTCCTTCCTCCTGGTGTAGAAGCATCATTGAAGCTTTGTGTTGGTTCTCCATCAGGTTTGTGAATTGTGCTCGTAACGATGAAGAACAGAATCTGGTGGCGTTTCAGTATCGAGGGGGAATTTTCTACCGCTGCTGTCGAGCCATCAGAGCAGGACAGGAGCTCTTGGTGTGGTACAGTGAGGACTACGCTAAAGATCTCAGCAGTGTGTTTGATTTCCTCTGGAACAGAAAGTGCTCCACACACGGTTCGTTACAAAATAAATCGTATTTTTATGTTGATttctggttggttggttggttttaTAACcagtttattctttttttctgcaGGAATGAACGACGCCCTGCTTCCAGGTTTCTCCTGCACATTATGTCCACTTATTTTTGCATCTAAAAACGGCCTCCACGACCACATGATGGGAAGCCACAGTGAGGAATATGAGGGAGCGTTAAACCTGGGACTGATCACATATGAGGCTCAGAGCAGCTCGAGTCGTGATCAAACGTCCTTCAGTTCTTTTAGCATCAACACGTCTCACAAACAGCTTCAGAAGAAAACGTACCACTGCACAGTCTGTGGAAAGATGTTTAACCGTGAGGATAATCTCCAaactcaccagcgcattcacacgggaGAAAAGCCATATCAGTGTTTTCAGTGTGGCAAGAGTTTTACCCAACTGAGTACTCtccaaacacaccagcgcattcacacgggaGAGAAACTGTACAACTGTCTACAGTGTGGCAAGAGTTTTAGTGAAAAGGGTTCTCTGAAAAACCAcctgcgcattcacactggagagaaaccctatcagtgctcacagtgtggcaAGAGTTTCAGTGAAAGAAGTAATCTCAAAAGGCACCAGCgctttcacactggagagaagccgtaccAGTGTTCAGACTGTGGAAAGAATTTTACTCAACAGAGCTCTCTTCAGAAACACCAGCTCGTTCACTccggagagaaaccctatcactGTTCATactgtgagaagagttttaccTCCAAGGGTGTTcttcaacaacaccagcgcattcacactggagagaagccgtatcagtgtCTACAATGTGGAAAAAGATTTACTCAACAGAATAGTCTTCAacaccaccagcgcattcacacaggagagaaaccctatcaaTGTTCACAATGTGGAAAGCGTTTTACCCATCAGAGTActctccaaaaacaccagcgtgttcacaccgGAGAAAAGCCACATCactgcttacagtgtggaaagagtttcacTCAGCGGAGTTCTCTCCAGcaacaccagtgcattcacactggagagaaaccctatcagtgctcacagtgtgggaagagcttttcACAACAAGGTTctctccaaaaacaccagcgcactcACAGTGAAGAGAAACCATATTGCTGCCcacaatgtggaaagagtttccATCGAGAGAGTCACTACCaaatgcaccagcgcattcacacaggagagaaaccatatcagtgctcaatGTGTGGGAGAAGCTTTAATCAGCAGAGTCATCTTCAGCggcaccagcgtgttcacactgggGAAAAGCCGTATCAGTGTTTAGAATGTGGGCGGGGCTTCACTCAACAGAGccatctccaacaacaccagagcattcacaccggagagaagcccTATCAGTGCTTAGAATGTGGGAGGGGCTTTACTCAACAAAGTAGTCTCCaacagcaccagcgcattcacaccggagagaaaccctatcaatgttcacaatgtgggaagagttttactcaacagAATACTCTCCAAaagcaccagcgtgttcacaccggagagaaaccgtattcatgtttacagtgtggaaagagcttcaCGTATTCAGGAAGCTTTAAAAGTCACAAGTGCGCTAAGACGGTCGCTAGCTCATGACCAGAACACGGGTCATTTTGTGTTGACCTGTTTTgtgttaaactttttttaagaacttaaaataatCTGAGttggtaaataataataataataataataataataataataataataataataataaaagtgccacatttacACTTTACTGAAGTGATTaatgttcatttacatttacatttacttctgTTCTTTTTTAAACCCAAAACAAGAAGAACTAAACACTTACTGAGTCTCTGAGGAAGGTTCGAGTGTATTTATAGGAAAAAATGTTGTCAGATTTTTTCTGGAGATCTGGTTGGACACACATTAAAATGCACATTAAAAAAGGATCATGTCCCACTTTTTGACCTACAATCTGAAACAGAtgtttttatctaaagcgatgTACAGTTGTGACCAAATAACAGAAATTTGAggtttaaggaccttgctcaggggcccaacagtaccaACTTGGTGGTGTTGAGACCTGGTGGGTGGtgcagcgaccttctgatcactggtccagtatcaCTAGGCTGTGACTTCATTTAAGCTTCATGTAGATATTTAAAAGCAACCAGTCTGTTGGAATGTTTTCTCACTTTTCACACAAAATTAGCTGATTCCTGCAGAATTGATGAAGTTTATATAACTTTTATGGTGAGTGGTAATCGACTGCTCTCCTGCGTTATGCTGTTATTAGATTCACACTGTTGCTGGTTGGCGCTTTTTGTCATCTAATAATTTTGTTAAAATATGAACAATTCTTAAattctaacaaaaaaaaaacacattgtttTTATGAACATTTTTACATGAATCACATTTTATTGCCTATTTATCCATGAGCAATAATGTGGGCTTGCTGTATGAGCTGTATGAGACACATCTTGTGCTCGTGGATGTGAGAGTAGTGAGCGTGCTTGTAGACAGGACACGTGATCACTGCTGAGTGAATCAGGAGTCGGTTCAGTGGTTCGAGTTTTGTGACGCACGACTCGAAGCTTCAGGTTCAAGAGTGACGTCACTGAAAAAGTTAAATGACTTAAATACAGTTAATGTAGACACAGTTATAACCAGTCTCACACacccaatcacacacacattcagctgCTCACACGGAATAATGTGAGAGAATCACAGCAGGTCCTGATTCAGGGGTTTGTTCACTGCAGCAATCACAcgaaaatttaaatattaaaataatataaatggtTTATAAGCCTGAGCAACATCTGTGTTTTCCTCCTGATTCACCATTCACTCATGTTCACACCATAAACGGTCTTAAgctccatgtgtgtgtgtgtgtgtgtgtgttattgttcgtttaaacttttgtaaacatttattaatcaGTTTTGAGGCAAAAATCATCCAAATATTTCATCAgaaatgtgtaataaataaccACGACGATCTGATTAAtttattactaataaataagatttacatttaatattccaaaaatagcttttatttattaaactcaTTTAACAGTAATAAACCTCATCTTTACCTATACATTAAATTCATCTTCACTTCTTTACATTACTTACATAATTAACAATCCAGCTAACTTAAGCTAATTAGCATGCTAAGGAGTTAGCAAGAGGACAGAACTGTACAGGAAGCTCAGACTGGTGCAGAATGATTAAAGGACGTTAACGAGGAAACATCAGAAACACAACAAACCCATTTCATTTATAAGAATCATTACGAGtattaataatcaataaaagCATTAAATCCAGACATCAGCagggatcagccctgtgtactgGGCGTGCCGGGGGGTCACTCCTGTTTTTTGGGTGTATCGGGGATGCTCTCTGTGAGGGGTGTGAGGCTCAGCAGCAGGATGTGTCGCTCATAAGCTTTGGTTTTACGGAATTTATCATCAGTACCGTGCAGTCTATCCAAAACACCCAAAACTCCATAACACTGATTAAACCTGAAACACAAAGAGAGTTTTAATAAGTAATTATAAGTAAAacttaatattaaaacattataattaattttagtGTAAAATGAAATTCAGACTTTAGACTTGGATGGATTTTAGTGTTTGTAAACGTCTGAGCTCTTCTGTTCGAGCTGAAGATGCTGCTGCATTAATAATATAAGCTTTAATAAATACGTTTCATCTCGTGTTCCTCTTACTTGAGGTGATGGAAGTCGTGGAATTCGGGCGAGGGCAGGAGGGGCAGGTGGTACCCACAGTGAGAGATGGAGGTGACGATCAGGGCCACAGTGAACCACAGAGACGTGGTGGAGACGTGAGAACCCAACAGAACCGGACCCATCAGCGCCGGCATCATGTTGGAGAACTAAACCAAGAGACAAGCAAGAAGTTTAGCATCCTGCTAATAAACCTCAGGGCCAGTTCACCTACATTTAAACCGAGATGCTGCAGAAAAAGATTTAATATggatggcaggagcttcagtcacatAAAGGATCAGTTGGTTAgagtttacagtatttgtggtttacaccaagagaacagtacagGTCTGAAGGATTAGCCATGGGTGCTATGCTACTAATTCCTAGTAACAGAGCAGGATGTGATTGAAATCTTTGCTGGTTTAAGAGCAGAAGAAGAGAATTATGGGTAAGAAGATGTTCTAAAGCATTATAAATGACTGAAACACACCACATGTTCCACAGGATGGGCGTATAGAGACACCAGTCCGATAGGTGCCGTCCACTCGTGATGGATCTTATGGATGCTTTTGTAAAAGAACGGATGGTGGAACAACCTACAAcaacaacatgaacattttaatCATCTGAGTGGAGGTAACGACCCACTTATCAGCTAACTCAGTCATCCCCACCCACCATCCCTAAATCCACTAGATCTTTAGATCTCACCTGTGAGAGTAGTAGAAGAGAACTTCCTCCAGCAGGCCACAGAAAGCTAGTTCCAGTAGAACCCAGTGGAAGGTGGGAAGTTCAGGAGCGCAGGGTTCACCACGCCATGACATCACAGTGTAGGTGATCACCACCAGGGGCACAGACAGGAAGAGCTGGTTACAGGCCACCACCTTCACCGCCCGCCACAAACGCTCGCCCTCCACCTACAAGTACACAGCTGTGAAAAACTAttcaccccccaccccaccgtGTTCCACCTACAACTACACAGCTGTGAAAAACTAATcgtgtgtgtctatgtatgtgtgtgtgtgtgtgtgtgtgtttatgtgtgtgtgtacgtgtgtgtgtgtgcacagttCTTATCAGTGTTCAGTAGGAACAGAGTTTAGCACTGAGATTCAGCACAAACACTCCATCAGAACTttgtactgaacacacacacacactcacacacacacgtacacacaatgTTTTCTGTGAACACCTGAACTCTTGTACTGAGATGAGATGAAGGTGATGATGGTGTGGAATGTTGGAGATAAATCTGGTGCCTCGTGTGAGGACGCTGGGATGAAGATGtagaaatgttaataataaagacTTTACTGGTTATAAAAGTACCGGGTTGTTTTTGTCCTGCTGGATTCGGTATCGCGTGATGAAATTGGGTTTTCCCGTCATATCAGCGATTATCAGGAATCCGTTAAACACCCAGAAGCAAATGGTCGGTACCAGCATGGTTCCTGTTCAGAACAAATCAGAACCAGTAAAATTAGAAAACCCTGAATATTGATTAATCACTTCATCCTTCAGTTCACTCATCTAATTTCCTTCGTCAATAATAAGagaatcctttattagtcccacagtggggaaattcacattgttgcagcagcaaagggatagtaaagcactcagtacaaaaatatAGACAATAAGAAGTACAAtgtgtaacaataataataataataataataaaaagtataaataaaaatatttacaaataattacaaataattgcactGTAATAATTTCACAAATAAGTTTTACAAATAAGTATTATAATTTCAATAATAAGTTCATGTGTTCATCCTGCATCATCTTCAATCATCTCTAACTGATCAGCGTTTGTTACATGTATTTGGAcagcacttttatttaaacaatgaactcgtctcaaagcaactttacagattccaggTCCAGTAACACAGAGCCACAGTGGAGTAAAACAAAATCCCTAAATATTTAAAGGAAGGGACCTGCATCCAGCTTAGGGGGGCTGGAGGGTATTTGGATAAATTAGATGAAATAAACAGATACCGTAACGGGGCGCTCAGCATCCACCGCTTCCTCAGAAACAGGAAGTGTGGAGCAACGCCCTGTAGTTCCAAAAGAATTACAAAGATCAGCCGCCACTGGGCGTCAGGAACTCGTGACACGTAAACTTCAGCTTTATTTTAGCCTGATCGTGGATCAACACATTGTCGAGTCTTTGTTTAATAAAAGACGGTGAGGTAGACGACGTTTCCTAACACAGGATTATAAAACTCAGTGAGAACGTGAGCACCTCATCTGATCTCATCATATTTACTGAGATAACACCATCATAATCTACATCAATAgttttattgatcccagagggaaattaaaGAGTATAATTGTTCTGATGTTCCGTGTTTCATCACACTGCTGTTTCAGGTTCTGACCTTCAGTCACCCGTCCATCCAGTTCtgcacacacaggtttaatttCAGCTGTGTGAACTTCAACCCTTAAAAATCTGATGTCTGTGCAGGTCTGATTAAATTTAATCATCTTCACACACGCTGAGGAACCAAAGTTCAGGAACTTTATTCATAATCAGGAACACTTACATAAAGCACAAGTGTGTTCTGTCCTGAAGGTGGACGAGAGAATTATTCTGTTCTGATTTACAGAACCCACAAGACATCACAGTGGATTTAAAAAGTTTGTGTAATTAGTTTCAGCTTCAGTAAATTAAACATGAAGGTTCCACACTCTGAACCATGACTGATCTGTAGACTCCTCGGTAAAATAATCTCACCAGTGAAGAACAGAACCGGCTCATTGCCATCAAACGCTCTGTACACTTTAGTCCACTGAGTCTGCCAAAAATCACCAGACGCTCCCCAGAACCTCTGCAGATGCctgaacacaaaacacacaaacagatgAGGAAGCTCATGTCATCAGATCAGGAACCGGTTCCTACAGTCCTGGTGAGAGTAAATCCGAGTCTCTACTGAAGTTTGGTTCCAGTTCCACTGCAGACGTGGATCAGTGGTGCCTCTAATCAAGTAAAATCAGATTAGAACACTGCAGaaatctttatttataaaatattgttgTACCATGTTACTGAGTTCCTGAAGGCCACCAGGAGGAAGAGAGCTGATCCAATAACAAACGCTGCTTTCTTCAGTGAATCCCACAATCCACTGCTGCTCTCCTGAACAATAACAACACACGATCACAGCACAGTTACACACTGACTTCAGCACTTTAACTGctcagtttaatttaattctgaTCTAAAATGAAGACATTTcatctgaaattaaataaacagttaTAATGTTGATGTAGGGAAACAAATCCGGTGAAACATGAGACAAAGGTAGTAAGAGTCGGGTGTCCTTAAACTTGTAATTCTGCTGTATTTTACATGAAACAGTTTTGCTTTCTGCTTTATGTTCCTGACAAGCAGCCGACGATACATCTCACCCCTAAACATCAGCAAATGATTCTTATTGTTATCTGATTTATATTCTGGGGTGTTGTTAAGTGGTTGCTGTGAAGGTTCAGGTGTTACTAAGGTGTTTGCGCTGCTGTTTTAAGTCATTATTAGTTATTAGTGTTTTATATTTCTGATCAGACGCTCTGAGCTTGTTGGTTAACGGTTAACTCTTAACTAATGATGAGCGGTTATCAGTGAAGAGAAATGAACAAAGTGATAAATGTACAGCGTGGAAACGTTTATCAGTTCCAGTCGGATTAACGTCCAACATCCGAGTGTGAAATGTAGAACAGAGTTGAATATGGAGACGGTAAACAGCAAAGTGTTTTAAATCAGTAAAGTTTTACCTGTAGCCTCCTTCTCTCTGATTCTGAGGATAAACGGGTCTTCATTTCCTAAACAAAACACAatttaatcagatttaacacaattacTTTTTATACCAGATATAATCGAAACTACAATCAACATTATGCCACACACCTACA harbors:
- the LOC134305436 gene encoding gastrula zinc finger protein XlCGF26.1-like isoform X2, which codes for MRFVNCARNDEEQNLVAFQYRGGIFYRCCRAIRAGQELLVWYSEDYAKDLSSVFDFLWNRKCSTHGMNDALLPGFSCTLCPLIFASKNGLHDHMMGSHSEEYEGALNLGLITYEAQSSSSRDQTSFSSFSINTSHKQLQKKTYHCTVCGKMFNREDNLQTHQRIHTGEKPYQCFQCGKSFTQLSTLQTHQRIHTGEKLYNCLQCGKSFSEKGSLKNHLRIHTGEKPYQCSQCGKSFSERSNLKRHQRFHTGEKPYQCSDCGKNFTQQSSLQKHQLVHSGEKPYHCSYCEKSFTSKGVLQQHQRIHTGEKPYQCLQCGKRFTQQNSLQHHQRIHTGEKPYQCSQCGKRFTHQSTLQKHQRVHTGEKPHHCLQCGKSFTQRSSLQQHQCIHTGEKPYQCSQCGKSFSQQGSLQKHQRTHSEEKPYCCPQCGKSFHRESHYQMHQRIHTGEKPYQCSMCGRSFNQQSHLQRHQRVHTGEKPYQCLECGRGFTQQSHLQQHQSIHTGEKPYQCLECGRGFTQQSSLQQHQRIHTGEKPYQCSQCGKSFTQQNTLQKHQRVHTGEKPYSCLQCGKSFTYSGSFKSHKCAKTVASS
- the LOC134305436 gene encoding gastrula zinc finger protein XlCGF26.1-like isoform X1; this encodes MNSSYSWVIYRSGQGEGYIDAKRETHANWMRFVNCARNDEEQNLVAFQYRGGIFYRCCRAIRAGQELLVWYSEDYAKDLSSVFDFLWNRKCSTHGMNDALLPGFSCTLCPLIFASKNGLHDHMMGSHSEEYEGALNLGLITYEAQSSSSRDQTSFSSFSINTSHKQLQKKTYHCTVCGKMFNREDNLQTHQRIHTGEKPYQCFQCGKSFTQLSTLQTHQRIHTGEKLYNCLQCGKSFSEKGSLKNHLRIHTGEKPYQCSQCGKSFSERSNLKRHQRFHTGEKPYQCSDCGKNFTQQSSLQKHQLVHSGEKPYHCSYCEKSFTSKGVLQQHQRIHTGEKPYQCLQCGKRFTQQNSLQHHQRIHTGEKPYQCSQCGKRFTHQSTLQKHQRVHTGEKPHHCLQCGKSFTQRSSLQQHQCIHTGEKPYQCSQCGKSFSQQGSLQKHQRTHSEEKPYCCPQCGKSFHRESHYQMHQRIHTGEKPYQCSMCGRSFNQQSHLQRHQRVHTGEKPYQCLECGRGFTQQSHLQQHQSIHTGEKPYQCLECGRGFTQQSSLQQHQRIHTGEKPYQCSQCGKSFTQQNTLQKHQRVHTGEKPYSCLQCGKSFTYSGSFKSHKCAKTVASS
- the faxdc2 gene encoding fatty acid hydroxylase domain-containing protein 2 encodes the protein MKTRLSSESERRRLQESSSGLWDSLKKAAFVIGSALFLLVAFRNSVTWHLQRFWGASGDFWQTQWTKVYRAFDGNEPVLFFTGTMLVPTICFWVFNGFLIIADMTGKPNFITRYRIQQDKNNPVEGERLWRAVKVVACNQLFLSVPLVVITYTVMSWRGEPCAPELPTFHWVLLELAFCGLLEEVLFYYSHRLFHHPFFYKSIHKIHHEWTAPIGLVSLYAHPVEHVFSNMMPALMGPVLLGSHVSTTSLWFTVALIVTSISHCGYHLPLLPSPEFHDFHHLKFNQCYGVLGVLDRLHGTDDKFRKTKAYERHILLLSLTPLTESIPDTPKKQE